In one window of Branchiostoma floridae strain S238N-H82 chromosome 14, Bfl_VNyyK, whole genome shotgun sequence DNA:
- the LOC118430163 gene encoding uncharacterized protein LOC118430163, which translates to MTNLHIYRLMSFDACFFSGRLVCSCFLPCIHEDSNRLRGHYHCPICTGIVRRKDRFEKHLKNHTKESTSSQSCVEPESSQSRVESASSQSRVESASSQSRVASASSQPHVEPEYSQSRVESASSQSRVEPESSQSRVESASSQPHVEPESSQSRVESASSQSRVEPESSQSRVESASSQPHVEPESSQSRVESASSQSRVESESSQSRVESASSQSRVESASSQPHVEPESSQSRVESASSQSRVESASSQSHVEPESSQSRVESASSQSRVESASSQSRVESASSQPHVEPESAQSRVVSASSQSRVESESSQSCVESASFQSHVESASTRVQKSGGLVKCKLCHVEMLKKSIRRHMTNKHNDHFTDISEKRHHQCISVDPKLGLYMVSKSISGPTYPLHVRLHLSGPNQQVKCEQEGCNDILNAVSRGGDVSFQCTHLLSVPYAEAAPSEVELNEEHLPMTGMTQERQAECVDLQSKAALAGAPLVVPWQPPGAHDTVFLSVYDGGHHHWAKLGRAVVALSGNILNCTCCKIKRGCIHKGISKWWSIQHRGSSAPESDHLVDTCNDTDTTEYTASMIRTMTSYLRTKTIPKNIKYLDTVGHELLNPTIHPKEEVCTLCENTPKLQEELATSKAKIVGLQHISTGKNMFCKILHYHMAALLCKLQCTSMEMRMTFIY; encoded by the coding sequence ATGACCAACCTGCATATTTATAGGCTTATGAGTTTTGATGCTTGTTTCTTTTCAGGGAGGCTTGTTTGTTCCTGCTTTCTACCATGTATACATGAAGATTCCAACAGATTGAGGGGACATTACCATTGTCCAATATGCACCGGCATTGTTAGACGCAAAGATAGATTTGAGAAACATCTCAAAAATCATACCAAGGAGTCTACATCTTCCCAGTCATGTGTGGAGCCTGAGTCTTCCCAGTCACGTGTGGAGTCTGCTTCTTCCCAGTCACGTGTGGAGTCTGCTTCTTCCCAGTCACGTGTGGCGTCTGCTTCTTCCCAGCCACATGTAGAGCCTGAGTATTCCCAGTCGCGTGTGGAGTCTGCTTCTTCCCAGTCACGTGTGGAGCCTGAGTCTTCCCAGTCACGTGTGGAGTCTGCTTCTTCCCAGCCACATGTAGAGCCTGAGTCTTCCCAGTCACGTGTGGAGTCTGCTTCTTCCCAGTCACGTGTGGAGCCTGAGTCTTCCCAGTCACGTGTGGAGTCTGCTTCTTCCCAGCCACATGTAGAGCCTGAGTCTTCCCAGTCACGTGTGGAGTCTGCTTCTTCCCAGTCACGTGTGGAGTCTGAGTCTTCCCAGTCACGTGTGGAGTCTGCTTCTTCCCAGTCACGTGTGGAGTCTGCTTCTTCCCAGCCACATGTGGAGCCTGAGTCTTCCCAGTCACGTGTGGAGTCTGCTTCTTCCCAGTCACGTGTGGAGTCTGCTTCTTCCCAGTCACATGTGGAGCCTGAGTCTTCCCAGTCACGTGTGGAGTCTGCTTCTTCCCAGTCACGTGTGGAGTCTGCTTCTTCCCAGTCACGTGTGGAGTCTGCTTCTTCCCAGCCACATGTAGAGCCTGAGTCTGCCCAGTCACGTGTGGTTTCTGCTTCTTCCCAGTCACGTGTGGAGTCTGAGTCTTCCCAGTCATGTGTGGAGTCTGCTTCTTTCCAGTCACATGTGGAATCTGCATCTACAAGAGTACAGAAGTCAGGAGGTCTGGTGAAGTGCAAGCTCTGTCATGTGGAAATGCTGAAAAAAAGCATCAGGAGACATATGACTAACAAACACAATGACCATTTTACGGACATTTCAGAAAAACGACATCATCAATGCATCTCAGTTGATCCAAAGTTGGGTCTATATATGGTCAGTAAATCGATTTCTGGTCCTACATACCCACTTCATGTCCGACTCCATCTTTCCGGCCCAAACCAACAAGTGAAATGTGAACAGGAGGGGTGCAATGACATACTCAATGCAGTTAGCAGGGGAGGAGATGTCTCATTTCAATGCACACATCTCCTGTCTGTGCCTTATGCGGAAGCTGCGCCTTCAGAAGTAGAACTCAATGAAGAACATCTTCCTATGACAGGTATGACTCAGGAGAGACAAGCAGAGTGTGTAGATCTCCAAAGCAAGGCAGCACTCGCAGGCGCACCACTCGTAGTTCCTTGGCAACCACCAGGTGCACATGACACTGTGTTCCTATCAGTGTATGATGGAGGCCATCACCATTGGGCAAAGCTGGGAAGGGCAGTTGTTGCATTATCAGGCAACATCCTTAACTGCACCTGTTGCAAGATCAAACGTGGATGTATTCACAAGGGAATAAGCAAGTGGTGGAGCATCCAACATCGTGGATCATCTGCTCCAGAAAGTGATCACCTTGTGGATACCTGCAATGACACAGATACAACAGAGTATACGGCATCCATGATAAGAACCATGACATCATATCTGAGGACGAAGACCATTCCAAAGAACATCAAATATCTGGACACAGTTGGGCACGAGTTGCTGAATCCTACCATCCACCCCAAGGAAGAAGTCTGCACACTGTGTGAAAATACACCAAAGTTACAAGAAGAGCTGGCAACTTCCAAGGCAAAGATCGTTGGCCTCCAGCACATATCAACAGGTAAGaatatgttttgtaaaataCTGCACTATCATATGGCAGCATTGCTTTGTAAATTACAGTGCACATCAATGGAGATGAGAATGACGTTTATCTATTAG